The DNA sequence GGAAATTACTCAAGTCAGTGACTGGGGGAGCGAGGAAAGCCAACGCACCTGCACCGTGAAGGATGACGGGTATATACCGCAAAGAATAATGTCTTAAGGATGTTCTATGAAACGATTTCCGCCTTTGTTTGCAAAGGTTGAAGGGCTATTGCATGGCGCGGATTATAATCCAGAGCAATGGATGAATTATCCCGATGTGATTGATGATGATATCGCGATGATGCAGCAGGTGAAATGCAATGTCATGTCAGTCGGTATTTTCAGCTGGTCAAAGCTCGAACCGCAAGAGGGGCAATACCATTTTGACTGGCTCGATACGCTGCTGGATAAATTGCATCAGCGTGGCGTATCCGTGTTTCTGGCGACCCCGAGCGGCGCACGCCCGGCCTGGCTGTCGCAGCGTTACCCGCAGGTACTGCGGGTGGGGCGCGACAGGGTACACGCGTTACATGGCGGTCGCCATAACCATTGCCTTTCATCGCCGGTGTACCGCGATAAAGTGCGGCAGATCAATACCCTACTGGCAGAACGTTATGGCCATCACCCGGCGGTGATTGGCTGGCATATCTCTAATGAATATAGCGGTGAGTGCCATTGCGAGCGCTGCCAGCAGGCGTTTCGCCACTGGTTACAGGCGCGTTATGTCACACTGGACGCCCTTAATCACGCCTGGTGGAGCGATTTCTGGAGCCACACGTATAGCGATTGGTCACAAATTGAATCGCCCGCGCCACACGGCGAGGTTTCTATTCATGGCCTGAACCTTGACTGGCGGCGTTTTAATACGGCGCAGGCGACGGATTTTTGCGCCGAGGAGATAGCGCCATTAAAACGGGTGAATCCGGCGTTACCGGCCACCACCAACTTTATGGAGTATTTCTACGACTACGATTACTGGCAGTTGTCGCGCGTGCTGGATTTTATCTCCTGGGACAGTTACCCGATGTGGCACCGTGATAAAGACGACGCCACGCTTGCCTGCTATACCGCCATGTACCATGACCTGATGCGTTCGCTAAAACAGGGGCAGCCGTTTGTCCTGATGGAGTCTACGCCCGGCACCACTAACTGGCAGCCGCTGAGTAAGCTGAAGAAACCCGGCATGCATATTCTGTCTTCGCTACAGGCGGTGGCGCATGGTGCGGACGCGGTGCAGTATTTCCAGTGGCGTAAAAGCCGGGGCTCGGTAGAGAAATTCCACGGTGCGGTGGTCGATCACGTCGGGCATGTCGATACCCGCGTCGGGCGCGAGGTGGCGGCGCTTGGCGATATGCTCGCGAAACTTGGCGATGTCGCAGGCAGCCGGGTTGAGGCGCAGGTGGCTATCCTGTTTGACTGGGAGAGCCGCTGGGCAATGGATGATGCACAAGGGCCGCGCAATCTCGGGCTGGAGTATGAAAAAACGCTGGCAGAACACTACCGGCCATTTTGGGAGCAGGGCGTGGCGGTGGATGTGATTAACGCCGATGGGGATTTCAGCGCTTACCGGCTACTGATAGCGCCAATGCTCTACATGGTGCGTCCCGGCTTTGCCGAACGGCTGGAGGCGTTTGTGCGTCAGGGCGGGCAGGTGGTGATGACCTACTGGAGCGGCATTGTTAATGAAAGCGACCTGTGTCATTTAGGCGGTTTTCCCGGCCCGCTGCGCGCGCTTTTCGGCATCTGGGCTGAGGAGATTGACTGCCTGGCGGAGGGGGAATTTAACCGCGTGCTGGGCGTTGCTGGCAACACGCTGGGGCTCAAAGGGCCCTATCAGGCACGCCATTTGTGTGAACTTATTCATCTGGAAGGCGCGGTGGCGCAAGCCAGTTATTGCGATGATTTTTATGCCGGTCGCCCGGCTGTCACCGTCAATCATGTCGGCGAAGGCAAAGCCTGGTATGTCACGTCACGCAACGATCTGGCATTCCAGCGCGATGTCTTCAGCGCCCTTATCCGCGAGCTGGCGCTGCCGCGCGCGCTGGATGTGGCGTTGCCGCCGGGCGTCAGCGCCCAGCGCCGCTGCCACCCTGATGAGGAGTTTATTTTTATCGGTAACTACAGCGCCCAGCCGCAGTCTGTGGCGGTGCCGGTCGGTTATTGCGATAAATTGACCGGTGAACCGGTGACGGATATTGCCCTCAGCGCCTGGGGATGCCGGGTGCTCCATCGCCGTCTCGCCTGATTGCCCTTTCTTCACCACGCCTGGCCGCCCGCGTCAGGCGTTATCAATCCTATTTGCGTTATCACACGATGACTTCATCACACCATGACTTCACACATTATGACTTCATCACACCATGCCAAGGAGTGTCTCCATGATTAAGCTGCGTGCCTTTACCCGTTACTTTAGCCAGCCTAAACCCGCCCCGGCGTTTACGGAGGCCGAGAAACAGCATATTCAGCGCCTGCTGCATGGCTTTGGCGGTCAGGCGAATATCGAACAGGTTGATGCCTGCATTACCCGCCTGCGCGTCACGGTGAAAAACCTCAAACTGGTTGATTCACAGGGGCTACAGCAGGAAGGCGCATTGGGCGTGATTATTCTCGGCCAGCAAGTCCATGCGATATTTGGTCAGCAATCCGATGCGCTACGTCAATTATTAACGGAGCACTTCTCTCGTGATGGGGGAGGAGAATAAAGCGCTAAAATAATCGTTACAATTATTTTCGACATACACGAATAACACAGTGATATCGGGCGGGCGAGAATCTCTCCCCGCCAGTTTTTTTATGATTCTTTTAGGCTTTGTTGAATAAATCGAACTTTTAAGTGTTTGGCGGATCTGATCGCTACAGTCGTTTCAGCATCGGGTTTCCATGGCAAAGCAAAAAGTTTAAAATCACCAACTGGTCAGCCTACAATAACGCTCTCCGGCAGCGCGGTTTAATGACGGTCTGGCTTGATGAGTCTGCCATTGCTGCATGGACTGACCGTACGCAGCCTGAGGGGCGTGGCCGACCGCTTCACTACACCGATATGGCGATCACCACGGTTCTGATGATGAAGCGCGTGTTTAACCTTTCGCTACGGGCGTTACAGGGCTTCGTTGACTCAATTTTTACGCTCATGGCGCTGCCTCTTCGATGCCCGGACTACTCTCTGGTCAGCAAACGGGCAAAAAGTGTTAGCATCAGCATAAAAACGCCAACCCGTGGTGAAATCTCACATCTGGTCATCGATGCTACTGGCCTCAAGGTCTTGGGCGAAGGTGAATGGAAAGTCAGGCAGCATGGGGCTGACCGACGCAGGGTATGGCGCAAGCTTCATCTGGCCGCAGACAGTGCGACGCACGAGATTGTTTGTGCCGATTTATCGCTCAGCGGCACGACCGATGCGCAGGCCCTGCCAGGGTTGATTCAGCAGACCCACCGGAAAATCAGGGAAGCTTCGGCAGACGGCGCTTATGACACGCGCTACAGCCATGATGCGTTACTTCGGAAAAAAATAAGGCCACTTATCCCACCACGAAGCGGGGCGCAATACTGGCCGGACAAGTACCATGAGCGTAACCACGCTGTGGCAAATCAGTACTTAAGCGGCAGTAATGACGTCTGGAAGTAAGTGGGCTACCACCGGCGGTCGGTAGCAGAAACGGCGATGTTCCGCATTAAAACCCTGCTGGGGAGCCATCTGAGCCTGCGTGACTATGACGCGCAGGTGGGTGAAGCGATGGCAATGGTCAAGGCACTGAACCGGATGACGTTGTTGGGGATGCCGCACAGCGTCCGGATCGCATAACGGGTTAACCGACGAGAGCTATCCCGTCGACTAACTCTGATTTATTCAACAAAGCCATTATTGAACGCTATTCTGTCCGGTTAAAGGAATATCAGCCTATTTCCCCCGCCCGAAAAAAAACGTAAACGTTCGTAACGATGAAGCGGTAAAATAGCGGAGGTGAAAAATGAAATTGTGTGGCTTCTTTTAGAAAATCGCCCATGGTATGAAGGTGACAATTTTTATAACGAAGTCTGATTGGAAACGGCCTGACAATATCTCCCCACACACGTTGCCTCCTCTCCCGAATTAGTCAAAGTTTGACGGTAACAGCGAGGAACGAGGGTATGCGCTTCCTGTGAAGCACGATCGTCCCTTTAAAATATGCAAGTTGCGGAGTCTTGTTGAAAATTGCTGGAGGAAATGCTCCCGCATCGGGCATAGCCAGATGCGGGACAGGGGATTCGGGATTATTCCCACTCAATCGTAGCTGGCGGTTTCCCAGACACGTCATACACCACGCGGGAGATGCCGTTGACTTCGTTGATGATGCGATTGGAGACACGGCCAAGGAAATCATACGGCAGGTGCGCCCAGTGCGCGGTCATGAAATCGATGGTTTCAACAGCACGCAGTGAGACAACCCAGTCATACTTACGGCCATCGCCCATCACGCCAACCGAACGAACCGGCAGGAACACGGTAAAAGCCTGGCTGACTTTGTCGTACAGCTCGGCTTTGTGCAGTTCCTCAATGAAAATTGCATCAGCACGGCGCAGCAGGTCGCAATACTCTTTTTTCACTTCGCCCAATACGCGCACGCCAAGGCCCGGCCCCGGGAACGGGTGACGGTAGAGCATGTTGTACGGCAGGCCCAGTTCCAGACCAATTTTGCGCACTTCGTCTTTAAACAGCTCTTTGAGCGGCTCAACCAGCCCCAATGCCATATCATCAGGCAAGCCGCCGACATTATGGTGAGACTTGATAACGTGCGCTTTGCCGGTGGCAGACGCCGCCGATTCAATCACGTCCGGGTAGATAGTGCCTTGCGCCAGCCATTTTACATCGGTCAGTTTGCCGGCTTCTTCATCAAACACCTCGATGAAAACACGGCCAATGGTTTTACGCTTGGCTTCCGGGTCGCTAATGCCGGCCAGTGCAGACAGGAAACGATTTTCCGCTGGAACATGCACAATATTCAGGCCGAACTGGTCGCCGAACATTTCCATGACCTGCTCGGCTTCGTTCAGGCGCAGCAAACCATTATCCACAAACACGCATGTCAGGCGTTCACCAATAGCGCGATGCAGCAACAATGCCGTCACAGAGGAATCCACCCCGCCGGACAAGCCAAGGATAACCTTATCGTCACCTACCTGCTGGCGAATACGCTCAACCGCATCGTCAATGATTTTGGCCGGCGTCCAGAGCGCTTCACACTGGCAAATGTCACGCACAAAACGCTCGAGCAGACGCTGCCCCTGGCGCGTGTGGGTCACTTCCGGGTGGAACTGCACGCCGTAAAAACGTTTTTCTTCGTTCGCCATGATGGCGTAAGGGCAGGTATCGGTGCTGGCAACGGTGACAAAGTCAGCCGGGATCGCAGTGACTTTATCGCCATGGCTCATCCACACATCCAGTAGCGGCGCACCGCTGGTGCTGACGGCATCCTGAATATCACGAACGAGCGCGCTGTCGGTTTTCACCTCTACCTGCGCATAACCAAACTCGCGCTCGCTGGAACCTTCTACCTTACCGCCTAACTGCATCGCCATGGTCTGCATACCGTAGCAGACGCCAAGCACAGGTACGCCAGCCTGGAAAACATATTCCGGCGCGCGCGGGCTATTGAACTCGGTGGTACTTTCCGGGCCGCCGGAAAGGATGATGCCATTCGGGTTGAACTCGCGAATCTGCGCTTCAGTGACATCCCATGCCCACAGTTCACAGTATACGCCCAGTTCACGCACGCGGCGGGCTACCAGTTGTGTATATTGCGAGCCGAAATCCAGAATAAGAATGCGATGTTGATGAATGTTTTCTGTCATGAGAGGCGTATTCCACTACGGATAGAAGCGAAAGAAAAATTGAACCCGGCGAGTTTACCGGGTTCGTTGTATTAAATCAGCCGGTAACGCGCTTAACCCATGCGGTAATTCGGCGATTCTTTAGTGATGGTGACATCGTGCACGTGACTTTCCTGAATGCCTGCACCGCTGATGCGCACAAATTGCGCCTGGGTACGCAGCGCATCAATGGTCGGGCAACCGGTCAGCCCCATACAGGAGCGCAAGCCCCCCATTTGCTGATGAACGATCTCTTTCAGGCGGCCTTTGTAAGCCACGCGGCCTTCGATACCTTCCGGCACCAGCTTGTCGGCGGCGTTATCTGTCTGGAAGTAACGATCGGACGAGCCTTTGGACATCGCGCCCAACGAGCCCATACCACGGTAAGATTTGAATGCACGGCCTTGATACAGTTCAATCTCCCCTGGAGACTCTTCCGTACCGGCCAGCATTGACCCCACCATCACGCAAGCGGCCCCTGCTGCAATGGCTTTGGCGATGTCGCCGGAGAAACGAATACCGCCATCGGCAATGACCGGAATCCCGGTGCCTTCCAGCGCTTCAACCGCATCAGCGATAGCGGTAATCTGCGGCACACCGACACCGGTAACGATACGCGTCGTACAGATAGAACCCGGGCCAATACCTACTTTAACCGCGCTAACGCCAGCTTCTGCCAGCGCGCGAGCGCCTGCGCCTGTTGCGACGTTACCGCCGATTATCTGCAAATCAGGGTATTTGGCGCGTGTTTCACGAATACGCTGCAACACCCCTTCGGAGTGGCCGTGTGAGGAATCGATGAGCAGTACATCGACGCCCGCCGCCACCAGCGCATCGATACGCTCTTCGTTACCAGCACCCGCGCCAACCGCCGCCCCAACGCGCAAACGACCATGTTCGTCTTTACAAGCATTGGGTTTACGCTCGGCTTTCTGGAAATCTTTTACGGTGATCATCCCGACCAGACGGAACTGATCGTCTACCACCAGCGCTTTTTCGATGCGGCGTTCATGCATTCTTTGCAATACCACATCGCGGGCTTCCCACTTCTTTTACCGTGACCAGACGTTCCTTCGGCGTCATCACCGCACTGACCGGACGATCCAAATCGGTGACAAAGCGCACATCACGGCCAGTAATAATCCCCACCAGTTCATTGCCGCTGGTGACAACCGGATAACCGGCAAAACCATTGCGTTCAGTCAGGGCTTTTACCTGGCGCAGCGTACTCTCAGGCGTCACAGTTTGCGGATCAACGACCACGCCGCTTTCATGACGCTTCACGCGGCTGACTTCTTCAGCCTGCCGTTCGATAGACATATTTTTATGAATAAAACCGATACCGCCTTCCTGGGCCAGTGCAATAGCCAGGCCAGACTCTGTTACGGTGTCCATCGCCGCAGACAGCATAGGAATATTCAGCCGAATACGCTGGGTTAGTTGGGTACTCAAATCGGCCGTGTTGGGCAGAACAGTGGAGTGGGCTGGAACGAGAAGGACATCATCGAAGGTCAGGGCTTCTTTAACGATACGTAGCATGGCAATATCTCACCGGAAATTGGGATGGGTTTTAGATAAAATATTGCCGTGGCATTATACAGGCCGAAATCGATTGCCTCCAGTATTTTTTTACAAAAATGCTTGCGAACCCCCAGATGCCCGGTAATATCGATTGATTAACTCTCTGTTTTTCTATTTGATCTGGGTCACAATGTCCGCATTGCCTTCATCGGCTATTTTTACCGTCAGCCGCCTAAATCAGACGGTAAAACAGTTACTGGAAGCAGAAATGGGTCAGATCTGGCTTTCCGGTGAAATCTCCAACCTCTCTCAGCCCTCTTCGGGTCACTGGTACTTTACGTTAAAAGATGAACGCGCCCAGGTGCGTTGCGCGATGTTTCGTAACAGTAACCGGCGTGTCACCTTTCAGGTGCAGAATGGCTTACAAGTGTTGGTACGCGCCACACTCACGCTTTACGAGCCGCGTGGCGACTATCAACTCTTGGCTGAAAGTATGCATCCAGCGGGCGACGGCGCGCTACAGCAGCAGTTCGAACAGTTGAAACAACGCTTATCCGCGCAAGGGCTATTTGATGTGCAGCACAAGCAGCCGCTGCCAAAACCGGCACGTCAGGTTGGTGTGATTACCTCAGCCAGCGGCGCGGCGCTGCATGACATACTCCATATTCTAAAGCGGCGAGACCCGTCACTGCCGGTAATTATTTATCCTACGGCAGTGCAAGGACATGAGGCCCCGGCACAAATCGTTCGGGCGATAGAGCTGGCTAACCGGCGTAATGAATGTGATGTGCTTATCGTTGGGCGCGGCGGCGGCTCGCTAGAGGATTTATGGAGCTTCAATAATGAGCACGTTGCCAATGCCATTTTCGCCAGTCGCATCCCGATTGTCAGCGCGGTCGGTCATGAAACCGATGTGACCATCGCCGATTTTGTAGCAGATTTACGCGCGCC is a window from the Dickeya lacustris genome containing:
- a CDS encoding beta-galactosidase gives rise to the protein MKRFPPLFAKVEGLLHGADYNPEQWMNYPDVIDDDIAMMQQVKCNVMSVGIFSWSKLEPQEGQYHFDWLDTLLDKLHQRGVSVFLATPSGARPAWLSQRYPQVLRVGRDRVHALHGGRHNHCLSSPVYRDKVRQINTLLAERYGHHPAVIGWHISNEYSGECHCERCQQAFRHWLQARYVTLDALNHAWWSDFWSHTYSDWSQIESPAPHGEVSIHGLNLDWRRFNTAQATDFCAEEIAPLKRVNPALPATTNFMEYFYDYDYWQLSRVLDFISWDSYPMWHRDKDDATLACYTAMYHDLMRSLKQGQPFVLMESTPGTTNWQPLSKLKKPGMHILSSLQAVAHGADAVQYFQWRKSRGSVEKFHGAVVDHVGHVDTRVGREVAALGDMLAKLGDVAGSRVEAQVAILFDWESRWAMDDAQGPRNLGLEYEKTLAEHYRPFWEQGVAVDVINADGDFSAYRLLIAPMLYMVRPGFAERLEAFVRQGGQVVMTYWSGIVNESDLCHLGGFPGPLRALFGIWAEEIDCLAEGEFNRVLGVAGNTLGLKGPYQARHLCELIHLEGAVAQASYCDDFYAGRPAVTVNHVGEGKAWYVTSRNDLAFQRDVFSALIRELALPRALDVALPPGVSAQRRCHPDEEFIFIGNYSAQPQSVAVPVGYCDKLTGEPVTDIALSAWGCRVLHRRLA
- a CDS encoding PTS transporter subunit EIIB, yielding MIKLRAFTRYFSQPKPAPAFTEAEKQHIQRLLHGFGGQANIEQVDACITRLRVTVKNLKLVDSQGLQQEGALGVIILGQQVHAIFGQQSDALRQLLTEHFSRDGGGE
- the guaA gene encoding glutamine-hydrolyzing GMP synthase → MTENIHQHRILILDFGSQYTQLVARRVRELGVYCELWAWDVTEAQIREFNPNGIILSGGPESTTEFNSPRAPEYVFQAGVPVLGVCYGMQTMAMQLGGKVEGSSEREFGYAQVEVKTDSALVRDIQDAVSTSGAPLLDVWMSHGDKVTAIPADFVTVASTDTCPYAIMANEEKRFYGVQFHPEVTHTRQGQRLLERFVRDICQCEALWTPAKIIDDAVERIRQQVGDDKVILGLSGGVDSSVTALLLHRAIGERLTCVFVDNGLLRLNEAEQVMEMFGDQFGLNIVHVPAENRFLSALAGISDPEAKRKTIGRVFIEVFDEEAGKLTDVKWLAQGTIYPDVIESAASATGKAHVIKSHHNVGGLPDDMALGLVEPLKELFKDEVRKIGLELGLPYNMLYRHPFPGPGLGVRVLGEVKKEYCDLLRRADAIFIEELHKAELYDKVSQAFTVFLPVRSVGVMGDGRKYDWVVSLRAVETIDFMTAHWAHLPYDFLGRVSNRIINEVNGISRVVYDVSGKPPATIEWE
- the xseA gene encoding exodeoxyribonuclease VII large subunit; amino-acid sequence: MSALPSSAIFTVSRLNQTVKQLLEAEMGQIWLSGEISNLSQPSSGHWYFTLKDERAQVRCAMFRNSNRRVTFQVQNGLQVLVRATLTLYEPRGDYQLLAESMHPAGDGALQQQFEQLKQRLSAQGLFDVQHKQPLPKPARQVGVITSASGAALHDILHILKRRDPSLPVIIYPTAVQGHEAPAQIVRAIELANRRNECDVLIVGRGGGSLEDLWSFNNEHVANAIFASRIPIVSAVGHETDVTIADFVADLRAPTPSAAAELVSRDRQELFRQLQAQRQRLEMAFDYYLAQRQQRLARLQHRLHQQHPQLRLARQQTQLIRMKQRLKDAIQHQLLLQKRQQQRFDQRLMQQSPQPRVHRAQQHIQQCHYRLQRALEKQINEYKQRFGEACSHLEAVSPLATLARGYSVTTTIDGQVMKKTAQISPGDKLKTRLHDGWVESQVIEIKKETTKSRSTRRIKNI